A genomic region of Micropterus dolomieu isolate WLL.071019.BEF.003 ecotype Adirondacks linkage group LG11, ASM2129224v1, whole genome shotgun sequence contains the following coding sequences:
- the dnal1 gene encoding dynein axonemal light chain 1 has product MAKATTVREALAKWEEKSGEKVSDAKAIKLYGQIPPIEKMDASLSTLTNCEKLSLSTNCIEKITNLNGLKNLRILSLGRNNIKALTGLEAVGDNLEELWISYNLIEKLKGIQCMKKLRVLYMSNNLVKEWGEFVRLAELPCLADLVFVGNPLEEKHSAEANWMDEASKRLPNLKKLDGIPVIKQVEDEGDGES; this is encoded by the exons ATG GCCAAAGCAACGACTGTGAGAGAAGCACTGGCCAAATGG gagGAGaaatcaggggaaaaagtgagCGATGCTAAAGCCATAAAACTGTATGGTCAGATTCCTCCTATAGAGAAGATGGATGCTTCTCTCTCCACACTAACCAACTGCGA GAAGCTGTCTCTGTCTACAAACTGCATTGAGAAAATAACAAATCTCAATGGCCTGA AGAACTTGAGGATATTGTCATTAGGAAGAAATAATATAAAGGCCCTCACTGGGCTG GAGGCAGTAGGGGACAATTTAGAGGAGTTGTGGATTTCTTATAACTTGATAGAGAAACTGAAGGGAATCCAATGCATGAAGAAACTGAGAGTCCTCTACATGTCGAACAATCTGGTCAAAGAATGGG GAGAGTTTGTGAGGCTAGCTGAACTGCCATGCCTTGCAGACCTGGTGTTTGTTGGAAATCCTCTGGAGGAGAAGCATTCAGCTGAGGCAAACTGGATGGATGAAGCCTCTAAAAGACTACCTAATCTGAAGAAACTAGATG GAATCCCAGTCATCAAACAGGTAGAGGatgagggagatggagagagctGA
- the tedc1 gene encoding tubulin epsilon and delta complex protein 1 isoform X1: MQRTKAAVSVEVKQVIGALCRLLAALGVEAVPAPETFRRAKFGGGLEVEDQFWQLLTNILQAAGIVSCEAGAQPVTLEHRKLVVAGLWQTGYHADWMYGREEGEGGRFSSRHLLLALGWLLATGTLEKLLTQQVQQLDKTLLTPTPDPQFSNEFQLDSGSLRKLHWLIGCLRYQGRTLQSMQEERARLLHAVFFASLPSSVSSDQTSTVLREDCVRTRNLCDILEGYLNWKQVEKVFWTWMDSVVDCHLTDPVVEEPTHAPNGSGRVCHHGNRGLEKLEDMLLRLPTGQQKGQSRGNGDAEDRGRRVKKLQGGSDTSSLPPLLSSLPSMPSLTQVYRARLLTERPVRNISDPAGGHHSGAEAPGELPASQAEQLLLQTEALLLERRDRQRLANRMQLQEMVGKLDQLVLIPP; the protein is encoded by the exons ATGCAGCGGACTAAAGCGGCAGTGAGTGTGGAGGTGAAGCAggtgattggagctttgtgcaGACTGCTGGCGGCCCTCGGCGTGGAAGCTGTGCCCGCACCGGAGACCTTCAGGCGGGCTAAATTCGGTGGTGGACTCGAGGTG gaggATCAGTTTTGGCAGCTGCTCACCAACATCCTTCAGGCAGCTGGCATTGTTTCCTGTGAAGCTGGTGCACAGCCAGTAACGTTAG AGCACAGGAAACTGGTGGTTGCAGGCCTCTGGCAGACTGGCTACCATGCTGACTGGATGTatgggagggaggaaggagaaggagggagattTTCCAGCAGACACCTCCTCCTGGCGCTGGGCTGGCTGCTCGCTACAGGAACACTGGAGAAACTTCTGACACAGCAAGTACAGCAACTGGACAAAACACTACTCACACCTACACCT GACCCTCAGTTTTCCAATGAGTTCCAGTTAGACTCGGGATCTCTGAGGAAACTTCACTGGCTCATTGGCTGTCTGAGATACCAGGGGCGGACCCTGCAGTCTATGCAAGAAGAGCGGGCTCGTTTGCTCCATGCT GTTTTTTTTGCCAGCCTCCCCTCCTCTGTATCTTCTGATCAAACATCAACAGTGCTAAGGGAG gaCTGTGTTCGTACACGGAATCTCTGTGACATCCTAGAAGGATATCTGAACTGGAAACAGGTGGAGAAAGTCTTCTGGACCTGGATG gaCAGTGTGGTGGACTGCCATCTGACTGATCCTGTTGTCGAGGAGCCTACACATGCACCCAATGGCAGCGGAAGAGTGTGTCACCACGGAAACCGGGGGCTAGAGAAATTGGAGGACATGTTATTGAGACTGCCCACAGGACAG CAGAAAGGACAGAGCAGAGGCAACGGCGATGCAGAGGATAGAGGAAGAAGAGTAAAGAAGTTGCAGGGTGGATCGGacacctcctccctccctcctcttctttcctctctcccctccatGCCCTCCCTCACCCAGGTCTACCGAGCCAGGCTCCTGACTGAGAGGCCAGTCAGAAACATCAGCGACCCAGCAGGGGGCCACCACAGCGGGGCCGAGGCTCCAGGTGAGCTCCCAGCATCTCAGGCTGAGCAGCTGCTTCTTCAAACAGAGGCTCTTCTGCTGGAgaggagggacagacagaggcTGGCCAATAGGATGCAGCTGCAGGAGATGGTTGGCAAACTAGACCAACTGGTGTTGATACCACcatag
- the tedc1 gene encoding tubulin epsilon and delta complex protein 1 isoform X2 yields MQRTKAAVSVEVKQVIGALCRLLAALGVEAVPAPETFRRAKFGGGLEVEDQFWQLLTNILQAAGIVSCEAGAQPVTLEHRKLVVAGLWQTGYHADWMYGREEGEGGRFSSRHLLLALGWLLATGTLEKLLTQQVQQLDKTLLTPTPDPQFSNEFQLDSGSLRKLHWLIGCLRYQGRTLQSMQEERARLLHAVFFASLPSSVSSDQTSTVLREDCVRTRNLCDILEGYLNWKQVEKVFWTWMDSVVDCHLTDPVVEEPTHAPNGSGRVCHHGNRGLEKLEDMLLRLPTGQKGQSRGNGDAEDRGRRVKKLQGGSDTSSLPPLLSSLPSMPSLTQVYRARLLTERPVRNISDPAGGHHSGAEAPGELPASQAEQLLLQTEALLLERRDRQRLANRMQLQEMVGKLDQLVLIPP; encoded by the exons ATGCAGCGGACTAAAGCGGCAGTGAGTGTGGAGGTGAAGCAggtgattggagctttgtgcaGACTGCTGGCGGCCCTCGGCGTGGAAGCTGTGCCCGCACCGGAGACCTTCAGGCGGGCTAAATTCGGTGGTGGACTCGAGGTG gaggATCAGTTTTGGCAGCTGCTCACCAACATCCTTCAGGCAGCTGGCATTGTTTCCTGTGAAGCTGGTGCACAGCCAGTAACGTTAG AGCACAGGAAACTGGTGGTTGCAGGCCTCTGGCAGACTGGCTACCATGCTGACTGGATGTatgggagggaggaaggagaaggagggagattTTCCAGCAGACACCTCCTCCTGGCGCTGGGCTGGCTGCTCGCTACAGGAACACTGGAGAAACTTCTGACACAGCAAGTACAGCAACTGGACAAAACACTACTCACACCTACACCT GACCCTCAGTTTTCCAATGAGTTCCAGTTAGACTCGGGATCTCTGAGGAAACTTCACTGGCTCATTGGCTGTCTGAGATACCAGGGGCGGACCCTGCAGTCTATGCAAGAAGAGCGGGCTCGTTTGCTCCATGCT GTTTTTTTTGCCAGCCTCCCCTCCTCTGTATCTTCTGATCAAACATCAACAGTGCTAAGGGAG gaCTGTGTTCGTACACGGAATCTCTGTGACATCCTAGAAGGATATCTGAACTGGAAACAGGTGGAGAAAGTCTTCTGGACCTGGATG gaCAGTGTGGTGGACTGCCATCTGACTGATCCTGTTGTCGAGGAGCCTACACATGCACCCAATGGCAGCGGAAGAGTGTGTCACCACGGAAACCGGGGGCTAGAGAAATTGGAGGACATGTTATTGAGACTGCCCACAGGACAG AAAGGACAGAGCAGAGGCAACGGCGATGCAGAGGATAGAGGAAGAAGAGTAAAGAAGTTGCAGGGTGGATCGGacacctcctccctccctcctcttctttcctctctcccctccatGCCCTCCCTCACCCAGGTCTACCGAGCCAGGCTCCTGACTGAGAGGCCAGTCAGAAACATCAGCGACCCAGCAGGGGGCCACCACAGCGGGGCCGAGGCTCCAGGTGAGCTCCCAGCATCTCAGGCTGAGCAGCTGCTTCTTCAAACAGAGGCTCTTCTGCTGGAgaggagggacagacagaggcTGGCCAATAGGATGCAGCTGCAGGAGATGGTTGGCAAACTAGACCAACTGGTGTTGATACCACcatag
- the pth2 gene encoding LOW QUALITY PROTEIN: tuberoinfundibular peptide of 39 residues (The sequence of the model RefSeq protein was modified relative to this genomic sequence to represent the inferred CDS: substituted 2 bases at 2 genomic stop codons) — translation MPELPAFPRMSFLLLCILGMTLVTSGFPQPRLPLRSPDDSDEPKQDVWDVLFPSISLRDWSIQMMSAPSLAAATDSKAGLMREAWLFAPERAEARXLHRAGKCLWIHTXGVERAWPAEWSPQGADMVKRNMVVADDAAFREKSKLLTSMERQKWLNSYMQKLLVVNSS, via the exons ATGCCTGAGCTGCCTGCTTTCCCCCGCATGTCCTTCCTGTTGCTTTGCATTCTGGGTATGACCTTGGTGACATCTGGCTTCCCTCAGCCTCGACTACCGCTCAG AAGTCCTGATGATTCAGATGAACCTAAACAAGATGTCTGGGACGTCCTCTTCCCCTCAATCTCTCTTCGTGATTGGAGCATTCAAATGATGTCAGCGCCCAGCCTTGCAGCAGCAACCGACAGCAAGGCAGGACTGATGAGGGAGGCGTGGCTGTTTGCCCCAGAGAGGGCCGAGGCGAGGTAACTGCATCGTGCGGGAAAATGCTTATGGATTCACACCTAAGG TGTGGAGAGGGCGTGGCCAGCTGAATGGTCACCTCAGGGTGCTGACATGGTGAAGAGGAACATGGTAGTGGCTGATGACGCGGCCTTCAGAGAGAAGAGTAAACTCCTCACCTCCATGGAGAGACAGAAGTGGCTCAACTCCTACATGCAGAAACTACTGGTGGTTAATTCTTCATGA